A single genomic interval of Agrobacterium larrymoorei harbors:
- a CDS encoding sugar ABC transporter ATP-binding protein: MVSPTTAAAIKQVLDATETYGLLSIEGIRKEFPGVVALDNVKLRVRPGTVHALMGENGAGKSTLMKIIAGIYQPDAGEIRIRGIPTVLKSPLDALEQGIAMIHQELQLMNWMTVAENIWIRREPKNRFGLIDHYKMIKMTEELFARLNISLDPRSQVSELTVAQKQMVEIARAVSYESSVLIMDEPTSALTDREVQHLFSIIRSLRERGIGIVYITHKMNELFEIADEFTVFRDGKYVGTHFSKDVNRDDIIRMMVGRDITDMFPKIDCSIGDVILEVKNLTIPGVFHDISFTLRRGEILGLAGLVGSKRSNVAEAIFGVTPAKSGEILIEGQPVSIDSPRAAMSQGLAFLTEDRKETGCFLILNCLENIQSALITRSHVKAGFVDQTTVTKLAENMAATLRVKTPNLHEAVENLSGGNQQKLLIARWLLTKPRILILDEPTRGIDVGAKAEIHRLITSLAGEGVAVLMISSELPEVLGMSDRIVVMHEGRVAGVLDRAEATQVKIMDLAAR, translated from the coding sequence ATGGTCAGTCCCACAACCGCGGCGGCTATCAAACAGGTGCTCGATGCCACCGAAACCTACGGTCTGCTTTCGATCGAAGGAATTCGCAAAGAATTTCCAGGTGTCGTTGCACTCGATAACGTCAAGCTGCGTGTTCGACCTGGAACGGTCCATGCACTCATGGGCGAAAACGGTGCGGGCAAATCGACGCTCATGAAAATCATTGCTGGAATATACCAGCCTGACGCAGGTGAAATCCGCATTCGTGGCATCCCGACAGTGTTGAAATCGCCTCTCGATGCGCTCGAGCAGGGAATCGCGATGATCCACCAGGAACTTCAGTTGATGAACTGGATGACTGTGGCGGAAAATATCTGGATAAGGCGGGAGCCCAAAAACCGTTTCGGTCTCATTGACCATTACAAAATGATAAAAATGACAGAGGAGCTTTTCGCTCGTCTGAACATTTCGCTGGACCCGCGTTCACAGGTTTCGGAGTTGACGGTGGCTCAAAAGCAGATGGTCGAGATTGCTCGCGCCGTCAGTTACGAGTCGTCTGTCCTGATTATGGACGAGCCGACCTCCGCCTTGACCGATCGCGAGGTGCAACATCTCTTTTCCATCATTCGCAGCTTGCGTGAGCGTGGAATTGGGATCGTTTACATCACGCACAAGATGAATGAGCTTTTCGAGATTGCTGATGAGTTCACGGTATTCCGCGACGGAAAATACGTCGGCACGCATTTTTCGAAGGATGTTAACCGCGACGACATCATTCGGATGATGGTTGGCCGAGACATCACCGACATGTTCCCCAAGATCGATTGCTCGATTGGCGATGTGATCCTTGAGGTAAAAAACCTGACGATCCCTGGGGTTTTCCACGATATTTCCTTCACGCTGAGACGAGGCGAAATTCTGGGTCTGGCGGGCTTGGTAGGTTCCAAGCGATCCAACGTCGCTGAAGCTATTTTCGGTGTCACACCGGCAAAATCCGGTGAGATCCTCATTGAAGGCCAACCCGTCAGCATCGACAGTCCCCGCGCGGCAATGTCGCAGGGCCTCGCATTCCTGACCGAGGATCGCAAGGAAACCGGCTGTTTCCTGATCCTCAACTGCCTCGAAAATATTCAGTCCGCGTTGATCACGCGATCGCATGTGAAAGCGGGATTTGTCGACCAGACGACGGTCACGAAGCTGGCTGAAAATATGGCAGCGACGCTTCGTGTAAAGACACCAAACCTTCACGAGGCCGTTGAGAACCTGTCCGGTGGTAACCAGCAGAAATTGCTTATTGCACGATGGTTGTTGACCAAGCCGCGGATCCTCATTCTCGATGAGCCAACACGTGGCATCGATGTGGGCGCTAAAGCGGAAATACATCGGCTGATCACCAGTCTAGCAGGTGAGGGGGTTGCCGTCCTTATGATCTCGTCAGAGCTTCCGGAAGTGCTTGGAATGAGTGACCGCATCGTTGTCATGCATGAAGGTCGCGTCGCTGGCGTCCTGGATCGCGCTGAAGCAACTCAAGTCAAGATAATGGACCTGGCTGCACGCTGA
- a CDS encoding sugar ABC transporter ATP-binding protein, which yields MTNQSQSVLSVKGLTKSYGATSVLKGVDFSVKRGDVHALLGGNGAGKSTMIRIITGLAAKDAGEIAFHDVAGHLLSETEGRSKVAVVHQELALLPHLTVAENIILPRFPKGFGLFDRKRSWSQAHDALSLIDREFADTHLHTLVGDLSLHQGQMVEIARALSSGAELLLLDEPTGNLTATETERLFAVLRRLTTENGLAIVFVSHRMKEIRQIANVCTIIRDGKTVVDRVPTTGLSDTAIVEKMGQTVSRQAEAELPRLAKSMDASAAEDILVIRDADLEMRLMPGTVLGIAGAPAGPQALIASLIGAAKERRWMIARTGWPHVFNTPRQAARNGAGFITGDRAHKGILANLPIIDNVLASRRIVRGGWFTSARERMECLDLVRSLKIKAASIWDLPDTLSGGTQQKLLLARWLGLPSLLLVLEEPTRGVDIGTKREIYQLIRQMTASGTIIIWWSTENAELLEVCDRVVAFETDGRCAGIIEKEDLSEDTLANMTGMAA from the coding sequence ATGACTAACCAATCGCAATCCGTTCTTTCTGTGAAAGGGCTGACTAAGTCATATGGTGCGACATCCGTTCTCAAGGGTGTCGATTTCTCAGTCAAACGTGGCGATGTCCATGCCCTGTTGGGTGGCAATGGTGCTGGCAAATCAACGATGATCCGGATTATCACCGGATTGGCCGCAAAGGATGCAGGTGAGATCGCATTCCATGACGTGGCCGGTCATCTGCTTTCGGAAACCGAAGGTCGCTCGAAGGTTGCCGTGGTTCATCAGGAACTTGCTCTCCTGCCGCATTTGACCGTTGCGGAAAACATCATCCTGCCGCGCTTTCCGAAAGGTTTTGGTCTCTTTGACAGGAAGCGTTCATGGTCGCAGGCGCACGATGCGCTGTCTCTGATTGACCGGGAATTCGCCGACACGCACCTACACACCCTCGTCGGCGACCTTAGCCTGCATCAGGGGCAAATGGTCGAGATTGCAAGAGCCTTGTCGTCGGGGGCGGAGTTGCTTCTGCTTGATGAGCCCACCGGTAACCTGACGGCTACCGAAACTGAACGTCTGTTCGCTGTGTTGCGGAGATTGACCACCGAAAATGGCCTAGCAATTGTCTTCGTTTCGCACCGTATGAAGGAAATCAGGCAGATCGCCAATGTCTGTACCATCATAAGAGACGGGAAAACTGTCGTTGATCGTGTCCCAACGACGGGCCTTTCGGATACGGCAATCGTGGAGAAGATGGGCCAGACCGTATCCAGGCAAGCGGAAGCCGAGTTGCCTCGTCTCGCGAAATCAATGGATGCAAGCGCTGCCGAGGACATCCTTGTCATACGCGATGCGGACCTCGAAATGCGGCTAATGCCAGGAACGGTTCTCGGCATTGCGGGCGCTCCTGCTGGACCGCAGGCACTCATCGCGAGTTTGATTGGTGCAGCCAAAGAACGGCGATGGATGATTGCACGAACTGGGTGGCCGCATGTTTTCAATACACCCCGCCAGGCCGCTCGCAACGGCGCTGGCTTTATCACCGGCGACCGTGCGCACAAGGGGATTCTAGCGAACCTGCCGATCATCGACAATGTATTGGCCTCTCGGCGTATCGTTCGCGGTGGCTGGTTCACGAGTGCACGCGAAAGGATGGAATGTCTGGATCTCGTACGCTCGTTGAAAATTAAGGCAGCCTCGATCTGGGATTTGCCCGATACGTTGAGCGGCGGCACACAGCAGAAGCTTCTTCTTGCTCGCTGGCTTGGACTTCCATCCCTACTGCTGGTGCTGGAGGAGCCTACCCGCGGTGTCGATATAGGCACAAAAAGGGAAATCTATCAGTTGATCCGGCAGATGACTGCGAGTGGAACGATCATCATCTGGTGGTCCACCGAAAACGCAGAACTGCTGGAAGTCTGTGATCGTGTCGTCGCTTTCGAAACGGACGGTCGCTGCGCGGGAATTATAGAAAAAGAAGACCTGAGCGAGGACACACTCGCAAACATGACGGGAATGGCAGCATGA
- a CDS encoding sugar phosphate isomerase/epimerase family protein produces MKHTLDPHMFRHLSLEDTCRKVADLGYDYVELSPRPDFLSWWTRPKVYPSRIASFKKALKEHGVGLATLQPMYRWASPYQDEWDNAIDNWKRVIEIAVEMDCPMLVSEFGRGGSPDRSLNDRSGLHRPETCEAQFFRAMDILVPLLEKEGLILSLEAHPEDWIEQIAPAIDIIKTINSPSVKASFIAPHTFFYGPDMVANLRATEGHLVHVRLADTYDHNKSSELRYIVNPPGSKVRVHQHTDFGQGEIDFDTLFATLADMKFDGVLSNCVFAWEDRVDESARFMLAETRRYVAKYWNEA; encoded by the coding sequence ATGAAACATACACTTGACCCACACATGTTCCGGCACTTGTCGCTTGAAGACACCTGCCGGAAGGTCGCAGATCTTGGATATGATTACGTTGAGTTGTCGCCGCGTCCAGACTTTCTGTCCTGGTGGACGAGACCAAAGGTCTACCCGTCGCGCATTGCCTCCTTCAAAAAGGCTTTGAAAGAACATGGCGTCGGTCTCGCAACGCTCCAGCCTATGTACCGTTGGGCCAGCCCCTATCAGGATGAATGGGACAACGCGATCGATAACTGGAAGCGGGTCATCGAAATCGCAGTCGAGATGGATTGCCCGATGCTCGTTTCGGAGTTCGGACGCGGTGGCTCACCCGACCGCAGCCTGAACGACCGTTCCGGTTTGCATCGCCCTGAAACCTGCGAAGCGCAGTTCTTCCGCGCTATGGACATCCTCGTTCCACTTCTCGAAAAGGAGGGTTTGATCCTCTCGCTTGAGGCACATCCTGAGGACTGGATCGAACAGATCGCCCCTGCCATCGACATCATCAAGACGATCAATTCGCCGTCTGTGAAAGCGTCGTTCATTGCGCCGCATACGTTCTTCTACGGGCCAGATATGGTCGCCAATCTGCGCGCCACCGAAGGTCACTTGGTGCATGTGAGGCTGGCCGACACTTACGACCATAACAAGTCGTCCGAGCTTCGCTACATCGTCAATCCGCCAGGCTCGAAGGTTCGTGTCCATCAGCACACGGATTTTGGCCAGGGTGAGATCGACTTCGACACATTGTTCGCGACCCTAGCGGACATGAAATTCGACGGCGTGCTCTCAAACTGCGTTTTCGCCTGGGAAGACCGCGTCGATGAGAGCGCGCGCTTTATGCTCGCTGAAACCCGGCGCTATGTCGCCAAATACTGGAATGAGGCTTGA
- a CDS encoding amidohydrolase family protein, whose amino-acid sequence MNDLPIIDPHFHLWDLENNYYPWLTDGVKPSAFGDYSAINKSYLIEDYLADAANQNLVKGVHLDVGFDPKNPVGETQWLQGVADKYGFPHGIVGYADLSKRDVADLLDQHMQYRNFRGIRQSMNFHMDPAKTYQTKAEVSRTPEWRNGFMELARRGLSFDLQLYYWQMEEFLDLARDFSDVQIILNHTGMQVDGPEHFDGWRDSMHRLAEAPNVACKISGLGMGNWTWTTEDIRPYVETAIEAFGVQRCMFASNFPVDKLFSSYDSIFHAFKLLTAGYGHNERRALFHDNAERLYKL is encoded by the coding sequence ATGAACGATCTCCCCATCATCGACCCGCACTTTCACCTGTGGGATCTGGAGAACAACTATTATCCTTGGCTGACCGACGGAGTTAAACCGTCTGCATTTGGCGATTATTCCGCCATCAACAAGTCGTACCTCATTGAGGACTATCTTGCCGACGCCGCGAATCAAAACCTCGTCAAAGGTGTGCATCTTGATGTAGGTTTTGATCCGAAAAATCCGGTTGGTGAAACGCAGTGGCTTCAGGGTGTAGCCGACAAGTACGGCTTTCCGCACGGAATTGTCGGCTACGCGGATCTCAGCAAGCGCGATGTCGCAGATTTGCTGGATCAGCATATGCAATATCGGAATTTCCGGGGTATTCGGCAGTCGATGAATTTCCACATGGATCCTGCGAAGACATACCAGACCAAGGCTGAAGTTAGTCGAACGCCGGAGTGGCGTAACGGTTTCATGGAGCTCGCCCGACGCGGCCTTAGTTTTGATCTGCAACTCTATTACTGGCAGATGGAGGAGTTTCTTGATCTGGCCCGCGATTTCTCCGACGTCCAGATCATTCTAAACCACACGGGCATGCAGGTCGATGGCCCTGAGCATTTTGATGGATGGCGGGACAGTATGCACCGACTTGCCGAGGCGCCGAATGTCGCGTGCAAGATTTCAGGCTTGGGGATGGGTAACTGGACATGGACAACTGAGGATATCAGACCTTACGTTGAGACGGCCATTGAGGCGTTCGGCGTGCAACGATGCATGTTTGCCTCCAATTTTCCCGTCGATAAGCTGTTTTCGAGCTATGACTCTATATTCCACGCGTTTAAATTACTGACGGCGGGCTATGGTCATAATGAGCGCAGAGCGCTGTTTCACGATAACGCCGAGAGACTTTACAAGCTTTAG
- a CDS encoding ABC transporter permease, with translation MTYARGQSSAQPTPHLSIRQRESLLGAYRTEIAIALAIVVVSLAVGSQVPQALSWGNLANITQAGAPLIIMSLGVLLVVITGGIDLSVGSVFSLTGMVTAQAMALGFGGVSAGCIGLSVGLIFGSANGFLVTIVGLAPFVVTLITFAVAGSLAFIVTNGRSMPIGDPDFWLLNSGSLIPGVPNYILFCFILLIAIEFFLKKMVAGRWFYAVGSSSTAAYLLGIPVKRTKFLAYVASSLLASLSGLLTVSYILNAESTAGSSLMLQAIAAVVIGGASLLGGTGTAVGAVLGALMITVIQNGVNLIGINSFWQGSVTGLAILVAVLIDRFGKARRSSH, from the coding sequence ATGACCTACGCGCGTGGACAATCTTCCGCACAGCCTACACCTCATCTCTCTATTCGGCAGCGCGAAAGCCTGCTAGGAGCCTATCGCACTGAAATCGCCATCGCTCTTGCCATTGTCGTCGTATCGCTGGCGGTCGGCTCGCAGGTACCGCAGGCCCTAAGCTGGGGCAATCTTGCCAACATAACCCAGGCGGGCGCTCCGCTCATAATCATGTCGCTAGGCGTCCTGCTTGTCGTCATCACCGGCGGTATAGACCTCTCTGTTGGCTCGGTATTCTCACTGACGGGAATGGTGACTGCACAAGCTATGGCCCTAGGTTTTGGCGGCGTGAGTGCAGGCTGCATAGGGCTTTCGGTCGGCTTAATTTTTGGTTCCGCCAACGGCTTTCTGGTGACGATCGTTGGTCTGGCGCCGTTCGTGGTCACGTTGATCACCTTCGCGGTGGCTGGCTCGCTCGCCTTTATCGTCACAAACGGCCGTTCAATGCCGATCGGTGATCCTGATTTTTGGTTGTTGAACAGCGGCAGCCTAATACCCGGCGTCCCAAACTACATCCTGTTCTGCTTCATATTGCTGATCGCGATCGAGTTCTTCCTTAAAAAGATGGTGGCCGGTCGGTGGTTTTATGCGGTGGGAAGTAGCTCGACGGCAGCTTACCTGCTCGGCATTCCGGTGAAGCGAACAAAATTCTTGGCCTACGTTGCCTCTTCCTTGCTCGCGTCGCTCTCTGGTCTGCTGACGGTGTCCTACATCCTCAACGCCGAATCGACCGCAGGCTCGAGCTTGATGTTGCAGGCGATAGCCGCTGTCGTCATTGGCGGTGCGAGCCTGCTCGGCGGTACAGGGACAGCGGTTGGCGCAGTTCTCGGCGCACTGATGATCACGGTGATCCAGAATGGCGTCAATCTCATCGGCATCAACAGTTTCTGGCAGGGGTCCGTTACCGGGCTGGCAATTCTGGTTGCGGTTCTCATCGACCGCTTCGGTAAGGCACGCCGCAGTTCACATTGA
- a CDS encoding sugar ABC transporter substrate-binding protein yields the protein MVVAFATLLATSASAQTIGVSMALFDDNFLTVLRNGMTDYAKTKDGVTLQVEDAQNDVGKQLSQIQNFVASGVDAIIVNPVDTDGTAAISQAAAAAGIPLVYVNRQPANVDQLPEKQAFVASDEKESGTLQTKEVCRILKEAGKKEARAVVMMGELSNQAARMRTQDIKDVIATPDCSFIKIVEEQTANWSRTQGADLMTNWLSAGVQFDAVIANNDEMAIGAIQSLKAAGRDMKSVVVAGIDATQDALASVAAGDLDVTVFQNAAGQGKGAVDAALKLAGGETIEKKGYVPFELVTPANLKTYQAKN from the coding sequence ATGGTCGTGGCATTCGCAACACTGCTGGCGACATCTGCTTCTGCCCAAACGATCGGCGTCTCCATGGCGCTTTTCGACGATAACTTTCTTACCGTGCTGCGGAATGGCATGACTGACTACGCAAAGACGAAGGATGGCGTCACTCTCCAGGTCGAGGATGCGCAGAACGATGTCGGCAAGCAGCTCAGCCAGATCCAGAATTTTGTAGCCTCCGGTGTAGACGCAATCATCGTCAACCCTGTCGACACGGACGGAACGGCTGCGATTTCGCAGGCTGCCGCTGCTGCCGGTATTCCGTTGGTCTACGTGAATCGTCAGCCGGCCAACGTCGATCAGCTTCCGGAGAAACAGGCATTCGTTGCCTCCGACGAAAAGGAATCTGGAACACTTCAAACCAAGGAAGTGTGCCGCATTCTCAAGGAAGCCGGCAAGAAAGAAGCCAGAGCCGTCGTGATGATGGGTGAACTGTCTAACCAGGCAGCGCGGATGAGAACCCAGGACATCAAGGACGTGATTGCGACGCCGGATTGCAGTTTCATCAAGATCGTTGAAGAGCAGACAGCTAACTGGTCGCGCACCCAAGGTGCCGATCTCATGACTAACTGGCTATCCGCTGGCGTTCAGTTCGATGCGGTCATCGCCAACAACGACGAGATGGCAATTGGCGCAATCCAGTCACTGAAAGCAGCTGGCAGGGATATGAAGTCGGTGGTCGTCGCAGGCATCGATGCGACACAGGACGCTCTTGCCTCCGTGGCTGCAGGCGATCTTGATGTGACCGTATTTCAGAACGCTGCTGGCCAGGGTAAGGGCGCCGTAGACGCTGCTCTGAAGCTTGCAGGCGGCGAGACGATCGAGAAGAAGGGATATGTGCCTTTCGAACTCGTCACACCGGCAAACCTCAAGACCTACCAAGCCAAGAACTAA
- a CDS encoding substrate-binding domain-containing protein, whose product MKKFFITAALCLIGLPAMAETRVAVSMTSFDNPFLTILLNGIRFGAEQAGSIDLIAEDAQLDPAKQLSQVQNFIANGVDAIIVNAVDGDSTAAITRAAAEAKVPLVYVNHPPAELESGLPARTAFVGSNETDSGTMQARAACELMGGKGRAVILMGPLENHAALVRTKDVEDVFAGPDCKIEVAEKQTANWNRTQAQDLVSSWLTAGVKFDAVIANNDEMAIGAVQALKTAGVDIKDVVIAGIDATPDGLAAMRAGDIDITVYQNAKKQGEVAVQAAAKMASGENVDRTLWVPFELVTPDNMSTYK is encoded by the coding sequence ATGAAAAAGTTTTTCATTACAGCAGCGCTTTGTCTGATTGGGCTGCCAGCGATGGCCGAGACCCGCGTCGCCGTCAGCATGACATCGTTCGACAATCCCTTTCTTACGATCCTGTTGAACGGCATCCGCTTTGGAGCAGAGCAAGCCGGAAGCATCGATCTGATCGCGGAAGATGCGCAGTTAGACCCTGCAAAGCAGCTAAGCCAAGTGCAGAACTTCATAGCAAATGGCGTCGATGCGATCATTGTCAACGCCGTTGATGGTGACTCTACTGCGGCGATTACGCGGGCGGCGGCTGAAGCCAAGGTTCCGCTCGTCTACGTAAACCACCCTCCCGCTGAACTCGAATCCGGTCTTCCCGCACGTACGGCCTTTGTTGGCTCCAATGAGACAGATTCCGGCACTATGCAGGCAAGGGCCGCCTGCGAGCTCATGGGTGGCAAAGGGCGGGCCGTTATCCTGATGGGACCACTCGAAAATCATGCGGCTCTGGTTCGCACCAAGGATGTAGAAGATGTTTTTGCTGGTCCCGACTGCAAGATCGAGGTCGCAGAAAAGCAGACTGCCAACTGGAACAGAACACAGGCGCAAGATCTGGTTTCTTCCTGGCTCACGGCGGGCGTGAAATTCGACGCGGTGATTGCCAACAATGACGAGATGGCCATTGGCGCGGTTCAGGCACTGAAGACCGCAGGCGTCGATATTAAGGACGTCGTCATAGCCGGTATCGATGCGACGCCAGATGGCCTGGCGGCGATGAGAGCAGGCGATATCGACATTACCGTCTACCAGAATGCGAAGAAGCAGGGCGAGGTAGCGGTTCAGGCTGCCGCAAAAATGGCGTCCGGAGAAAATGTCGATAGGACGCTCTGGGTGCCATTCGAACTCGTCACACCCGACAACATGTCGACATACAAGTAA
- a CDS encoding LacI family DNA-binding transcriptional regulator, translating into MKRPTITDVAKAAGVSVATVDRVLNGRLPVREETSRKVFAAAERLSFHATNIIRQRMLADLPVYSFGIILRKERQEFYQSFATELQVAAGSVKDRHIQLTIQYLKTGEPTELSEMMLGLSGKVSAIAATGPDHHDVTAAVSALRSKGVPTFSLLTDLAQGVREAYLGTNNMKVGRSAAWMISKLSPDAGKVLLFLGGHRFHGHSLREMGFRAYMREFAPDFQVLDALINLETRQLTYEMMMDTLSRHPDLVGVYCIGGGMEGVIEALNQSPRFDQIACLVNELTPQSRQALLERRISGVFQTPLRELCSDLIHTMIHTIEHGMAESPGQRFFPAHLWVPESL; encoded by the coding sequence ATGAAACGACCGACTATAACGGATGTTGCCAAAGCTGCGGGTGTTAGCGTCGCGACCGTTGACCGCGTCCTGAATGGCCGACTGCCCGTTCGCGAGGAGACGTCGAGGAAAGTCTTTGCTGCGGCGGAGCGGCTAAGCTTCCATGCAACCAATATTATTCGCCAGAGGATGCTGGCTGATCTCCCTGTATATTCCTTCGGCATTATCCTTAGAAAGGAACGGCAGGAGTTCTATCAGTCGTTTGCTACTGAACTCCAGGTGGCGGCTGGCTCCGTAAAGGATCGCCACATTCAACTCACGATACAATATTTGAAAACAGGCGAGCCGACGGAGTTGTCGGAGATGATGCTAGGCCTGTCGGGAAAAGTATCAGCCATTGCAGCGACGGGGCCCGACCATCACGATGTGACTGCTGCTGTTTCGGCCTTAAGGTCTAAAGGTGTTCCAACATTTTCTCTGTTGACGGATCTCGCTCAAGGAGTTCGAGAAGCCTATTTAGGGACGAACAATATGAAAGTCGGCCGCAGTGCCGCTTGGATGATATCGAAACTTTCGCCGGACGCCGGCAAAGTCTTATTGTTCTTGGGAGGCCATCGCTTTCATGGGCATTCGTTAAGGGAGATGGGGTTTCGGGCGTACATGCGCGAGTTTGCCCCCGATTTCCAAGTTTTAGATGCACTCATCAACTTGGAGACGCGGCAACTTACCTATGAGATGATGATGGATACACTTTCACGTCATCCTGATCTCGTCGGAGTTTATTGCATTGGTGGCGGAATGGAAGGTGTTATCGAAGCACTCAATCAAAGTCCACGGTTCGATCAGATAGCATGCTTGGTCAATGAGTTAACCCCGCAATCCAGGCAAGCCTTGCTAGAGCGCAGAATTTCCGGTGTTTTTCAAACTCCGCTGCGCGAATTATGCAGCGATTTGATCCACACTATGATCCACACAATCGAACACGGTATGGCGGAAAGCCCGGGACAGAGATTTTTCCCCGCTCATTTGTGGGTTCCTGAAAGTCTATGA
- a CDS encoding ABC transporter permease, translating into MNTTTQTSALDAPTRRRLPSELTILLVLIGISLTFELLGWLLQGQSFLGNTQRLSIMILQVSVIGIIAIGVTQVIISDGIDLSSGSIVGATAMISMSLAQVGTYERALYPGFTDLPVIVPVAAGLLVGLICGAINGLLIAYTRIPAFIATLGMMVTARGFAKWYTKGQPISFPTDSFAAIGKGLAPVLIFLAVAAIMHVVLRYTRYGKFTYAIGANSQAARVSGINVERHTVKVYAVAGLLSGLAGIVVASRGLTAQAGMGISYELDAIAMAVIGGVSLSGGRGSVVGTLIGMIIFGVIISGFTFLRLDAYYQEMLKGLIIVAAVVADMYRQRKRVKS; encoded by the coding sequence ATGAATACGACGACACAGACCAGTGCCTTGGACGCGCCAACCCGGCGTCGCTTGCCATCCGAATTAACGATCCTTCTCGTCCTCATCGGCATCTCATTGACATTTGAACTTCTCGGCTGGCTTCTGCAGGGGCAGAGCTTTCTGGGGAACACCCAGCGCCTGTCGATCATGATTTTGCAGGTCTCGGTGATAGGGATCATCGCGATTGGCGTGACCCAAGTCATTATTTCTGACGGCATTGATCTGAGTTCCGGTTCAATCGTCGGCGCAACCGCGATGATCTCGATGAGCTTGGCGCAGGTCGGTACTTATGAAAGAGCGCTTTACCCAGGATTTACTGACCTCCCTGTCATTGTACCAGTTGCTGCCGGTCTACTCGTCGGTCTCATTTGCGGCGCGATCAACGGCTTGCTGATCGCCTACACCAGAATTCCAGCGTTTATTGCGACTTTGGGCATGATGGTGACAGCGCGTGGCTTTGCCAAGTGGTACACAAAAGGTCAGCCCATCAGCTTTCCGACCGATAGCTTTGCGGCGATCGGCAAAGGTCTCGCGCCAGTGCTAATTTTTCTGGCAGTGGCGGCGATCATGCATGTCGTCCTGCGCTACACCAGATACGGTAAATTTACATATGCGATCGGTGCCAATTCGCAGGCCGCACGCGTCTCCGGGATTAATGTCGAGCGTCATACCGTAAAAGTCTATGCTGTCGCCGGTCTGTTATCGGGTTTGGCGGGGATCGTCGTGGCTTCACGCGGTCTGACTGCGCAGGCTGGCATGGGCATAAGCTACGAACTTGACGCTATCGCAATGGCCGTCATCGGGGGCGTGTCGCTGTCCGGTGGACGAGGATCTGTTGTCGGAACATTGATCGGGATGATCATCTTCGGTGTGATCATTTCCGGCTTCACATTCCTGCGCCTCGATGCCTACTACCAGGAAATGCTCAAGGGCCTGATCATCGTCGCAGCCGTCGTGGCTGACATGTACAGGCAGCGCAAGCGGGTGAAATCCTGA
- a CDS encoding substrate-binding domain-containing protein — MKMIYRKALTFAVGIAFAAVLANGQAIAQDRKTVAYIAPSLDISYWQWVGYGVKQKATELGMDYVEYTSENSPAKQMDNARTAITKGVDAVVIGPVSSTSTPPLLAYLKSRNIPIAFAGIGPQPGQTDYTSSVTANNYETGKAQGSFVCKLAKERGGDEVGMLSLPQDRENAQKYFKGAEEAFKSDGCKLAQMLETRGLTVNEAVTQANDMLTAHPNIKAIYGMYDEAGTGAAKVLQTRGLTGKIGIAVADGSPTTIALLKANAIQGIFFQEAVGQGIDGTQQVFNALTKAPVKKDLALVMPLVTADKVDTPEAKVVIARVFPPSK; from the coding sequence ATGAAAATGATTTACAGAAAAGCTCTAACCTTCGCGGTAGGCATCGCATTCGCCGCGGTTCTGGCAAACGGGCAGGCAATCGCACAAGACAGAAAGACGGTGGCATATATCGCGCCCTCGCTCGATATCTCCTACTGGCAGTGGGTCGGTTACGGCGTTAAGCAGAAGGCGACCGAATTGGGGATGGACTATGTTGAGTACACATCGGAGAATTCGCCGGCCAAGCAAATGGACAATGCCCGGACGGCGATCACTAAGGGCGTGGATGCCGTGGTAATCGGCCCGGTGAGTTCCACAAGCACACCGCCTCTACTCGCCTATCTCAAGTCTCGAAACATCCCGATCGCGTTTGCGGGAATTGGCCCTCAGCCCGGCCAGACCGATTACACGTCTTCAGTCACAGCAAACAATTACGAAACGGGCAAAGCCCAGGGCAGCTTTGTATGCAAGCTAGCCAAGGAGCGTGGCGGCGACGAAGTGGGGATGCTGTCTCTGCCACAGGATCGTGAAAACGCCCAGAAGTACTTCAAGGGAGCCGAGGAGGCATTCAAGTCGGATGGCTGCAAGCTGGCCCAGATGCTGGAAACGCGCGGCCTCACCGTAAACGAGGCGGTCACTCAGGCCAACGACATGCTGACCGCTCATCCAAACATCAAGGCCATATATGGCATGTATGACGAGGCCGGAACAGGAGCGGCAAAGGTGCTCCAGACGCGCGGCCTGACGGGCAAGATCGGCATCGCGGTAGCCGATGGCAGCCCGACCACGATCGCGCTTCTCAAAGCCAACGCAATCCAGGGGATTTTCTTCCAGGAAGCGGTCGGGCAGGGGATTGATGGAACGCAGCAAGTGTTCAACGCCCTCACCAAAGCTCCAGTTAAAAAAGACCTTGCTTTGGTTATGCCGCTCGTAACTGCGGATAAGGTCGATACGCCTGAGGCAAAAGTGGTTATCGCTCGCGTCTTTCCTCCGTCGAAGTAA